The proteins below come from a single Oxyura jamaicensis isolate SHBP4307 breed ruddy duck chromosome 1, BPBGC_Ojam_1.0, whole genome shotgun sequence genomic window:
- the LOC118167929 gene encoding collagenase 3-like — translation MMQSRLSAFFFFLLGLSFCLTIPIPLEDSHEFTEEDLQFAERYLRTHYDLHLNPTGIMKKSANTVASKLREMQAFFGLEVTGKLDEETYELMQKPRCGVPDVGEYNFFPRKLKWSKTNLTYRIMNYTSDLRRAEVDRAFKKAFKVWSDVTPLNFTRIRSGIADIMISFGTKEHGDFYPFDGPSGLLAHAFPPGPDYGGDAHFDDDETWSDDSRGYNLFLVAAHEFGHSLGLEHSRDPGALMFPIYTYTGKTGFVLPDDDVQGIQELYGAGGRDPNPKHPKTPEKCDPELSIDAITELRGEMLVFKDRFFWRLHPQMVDAELVLIKSFWPELPNKIDAAYENPIKDLVFMFKGKKVWAMNGYDIVEGFPKKIYEMGFPKEMKRIDAVVHIKDTGKTLFFTGNKYWSYDEETEVMETGYPRLIEEEFAGIGDRVDAVYHRNGYLYLFNGSLQFEYSIWSKRIVRVLHTNSIFWC, via the exons ATGATGCAGTCAAgactttcagcttttttctttttcttgttggGTTTGTCATTTTGTCTGACAATCCCTATTCCTCTTGAAGACAGCCATGAATTCACAGAGGAAGACCTTCAGTTTGCAGAG cgCTACCTCAGGACTCACTATGATCTCCATCTGAATCCCACTGGCATAATGAAGAAGAGTGCCAACACAGTGGCATCTAAACTACGAGAAATGCAGGCTTTTTTTGGCTTGGAGGTGACAGGAAAATTAGATGAAGAAACATATGAGCTCATGCAGAAACCAAGATGTGGTGTCCCAGATGTGGGAGAATATAACTTTTTCCCTAGAAAACTCAAGTGGTCAAAAACAAATTTGACATACAG AATTATGAATTACACTTCAGATCTGAGACGTGCGGAAGTAGACAGAGCTTTCAAAAAAGCATTCAAAGTTTGGTCTGATGTGACACCACTTAACTTCACCAGAATACGAAGTGGCATAGCTGATATCATGATCTCCTTTGGTACTAAAG AACATGGTGACTTTTACCCCTTTGATGGACCCTCTGGATTACTGGCTCATGCCTTCCCCCCTGGTCCAGACTACGGAGGAGATGCCCATTTTGATGATGATGAAACTTGGTCAGATGATTCTAGAG GGTATAACTTGTTTCTTGTTGCTGCCCATGAATTTGGTCATTCACTGGGACTTGAACACTCCAGAGACCCTGGAGCTCTGATGTTTCCAATTTACACATATACTGGAAAAACTGGTTTTGTGCTTCCTGATGATGATGTGCAAGGGATCCAAGAGCTCTATG gtgctggaggcagagatCCAAACCCAAAACATCCTAAAACACCAGAGAAATGTGATCCAGAATTATCAATTGATGCAATAACAGAACTTCGTGGAGAAATGCTGGTTTTCAAGGACAG GTTTTTCTGGCGACTGCACCCTCAGATGGTTGATGCAGAGctggttttaattaaatcattttggCCAGAGCTTCCAAATAAAATAGATGCAGCTTATGAAAACCCCATTAAAGATCTTGTCTTCATGTTTAAAG gaaagaaagtcTGGGCTATGAATGGCTATGACATAGTTGAAGGCTTTCCTAAAAAGATATATGAAATGGGATTCCcgaaagaaatgaaaagaatagaTGCAGTTGTCCATATTAAAGACACTGGAAAGACTCTCTTTTTTACTGGAAATAAGTACTGGAG TTATGATGAAGAGACAGAGGTGATGGAAACAGGCTACCCCAGGCTGATAGAGGAAGAATTTGCAGGAATTGGTGATCGCGTGGATGCAGTCTATCACAGAAATG gCTACCTCTACCTCTTCAATGGATCTTTGCAGTTTGAATACAGCATCTGGAGCAAAAGAATTGTCCGTGTCCTGCACACTAACTCCATATTTTGGTGCTGA